In a genomic window of Scheffersomyces stipitis CBS 6054 chromosome 4, complete sequence:
- a CDS encoding predicted protein, with the protein IPDEVINVNLNGKDLMILSNGTLVGWALDEETIIKTFIPILQSSILGRYDFESEEMDWIELDDLPKNPLNNGNSYLQGEIMVVQGSTSDKRDLDKAAFAIGLSRSTRLSILENAFENHLELTKQNSESLAKGRKITTSESDFLQLTGRLFLIRGKLNLYSELIETPDLYWSEPTLEKIYNSVSKVLDINSRIAILNRKLDYATDEQRAFLGVLNEKKSTRLEWIIIILIMVEVCFETFHFYEKYTESTSNTKEQ; encoded by the coding sequence ATCCCCGATGAGGTCATTAACGTGAATCTCAATGGAAAAGATCTAATGATCTTGTCTAACGGAACACTTGTAGGATGGGCTCttgacgaagaaaccaTAATCAAGACTTTTATTCCAATTTTACAATCTTCCATTTTGGGCAGATACGActttgaatctgaagaaatggattgGATAGAGTTGGACGATTTGCCCAAAAATCCACTTAACAATGGTAACTCTTATCTTCAAGGAGAGATCATGGTAGTTCAAGGAAGTACGAGTGACAAACGTGACTTGGACAAGGCAGCATTTGCCATTGGCTTGTCTAGGTCTACTCGTTTGTCCATTTTGGAGAATGCATTTGAGAACCATTTGGAATTAACCAAGCAGAATTCGGAGTCCTTGGCCAAAGGTAGGAAGATCACcacttctgaatctgattttttgcaattgactGGCCGTTTATTTCTTATCAGAGGTAAGTTGAATTTGTATAGCGAGTTAATTGAGACTCCTGATCTCTATTGGAGTGAGCCTACTCTAGAGAAGATCTACAACTCGGTATCTAAAGTTTTGGACATCAATTCTAGAATCGCCATTCTCAATCGAAAACTAGACTATGCCACAGACGAGCAGCGTGCTTTTCTCGGGGTACTAAAtgagaagaaatcaactcGTTTGGAGTGGATTATTATCATCTTGATCATGGTTGAAGTGTGCTTTGAAACGTTTCATTTTTACGAAAAGTATACAGAGTCCACTTCAAACACCAAGGAACAATAG
- the ALS6 gene encoding agglutinin-like protein 6 serine rich encodes MCILVFVLITSVLGAQLTDVFQSLEIINNSGSNRAQDIRTAKLTWKIEAGDAVEGDEFSLEMPNVFRTKFPGDQLYLVADYSIYASCVAVDGSYLAQNSYLNCTTTSSVVESDFKATGTLSFDFVFNAGGSGSEIDTTAASILVPGENKINWSGLQTTVNIDAGPFFAPVSNDKELVYFSRSTPQMYEQIFMLAGECNGGIVSGSIGMTTNDSLDCTQFALKATNNLNSFLLPETAINVQNTITCKEQSITFKFNSVANNYRVFLQGLEKFPTNSDAIRHIFAYSIQCGDGTKITKSSGQDFVVIDGYEDSSGSVEYSTVYTTTTWTETYLTTVTIPCTDESATATVIVKVPTSCSSDLESSTHCPGCESESSSSVSCDEPEISSDTSSSLSTIYCDESSSSSDTSSLIESSSDIYSSSLADTSVYTSSESSTTEECPETSSLSSTESSSSEVSSTTEECTETSSSSIADSSIYTSSESSILSSHDESSSTIETTDSISSVESSSSIQETSELTSSKESSSSVESTSSVELSSSVQATSSKELSSSVETTSSVFTSTESLSSDDTSSSIETTSTVSSSSSEITSPCLQCTSSISSSSSVDVPSPWTSSSETESSSSSTTTSYTTIPSSSIEGASSSPFVSSGLTSSESTSVSSNTPPEYTITITNRGTTIITIATCPGGCTRTTTVFPSETTTTSIATSTETYCPDSSTEIDKSSSVLNTSITSTTAETTEETSKESTSETSTNDSTITSKTTTTLINTSTETYCPESSTETDKSSNVLDTSITSTTSTSSSTKETTDSTKDSTKATTTTSTISLSTSESTSSSNTGTLSTFSISTSTGNISSSISYTEIVSSPTEITSVTTDCTTNYISTTITCSSCESNIESTSDKVSKPPGGTNYDTTNFAPTAPAPRSSETGQFPSSSDKASQEEPIPSSSGTAVCEGDCDLTSRVEYDKLTPTQSTTQTTTHTTTQTTTQSTTQSTQSTSGTIPVSASAQSSSAQSSKVADSSTFHFSSFSTSSVLPSGLPIPVAFDSAAARPVISLVALMMSLLFL; translated from the coding sequence ATGTGCATTCTCGTCTTCGTCCTTATTACTTCTGTACTTGGTGCACAGTTGACGGATGTCTTTCAATCTCTagaaatcatcaacaattcagGGCTGAATCGTGCTCAGGATATTCGTACTGCCAAACTTACATGGAAAATCGAAGCTGGTGATGCAGTTGAAGGTGACGAATTCAGCTTGGAGATGCCAAATGTGTTCAGAACAAAGTTTCCAGGAGACCAGTTGTATCTTGTTGCTGACTATTCAATCTATGCTCTGTgtgttgctgttgatggTTCTTATCTTGCACAAAATTCTTACTTGAATTGCACGACCACTAGTTCTGTTGTCGAGTCTGATTTCAAGGCTACGGGAACTCTCTCGTTTGATTTTGTGTTTAATGCTGGAGGCTCTGGAAGTGAGATAGATACCACTGCTGCTAGCATATTGGTCCCTGGAGAAAATAAAATAAATTGGAGTGGTTTGCAAACTACTGTTAATATCGATGCTGGTCCCTTTTTTGCTCCTGTTAGCAATGATAAAGAACTTGTGTATTTCTCTCGTTCGACTCCTCAGATGTACGAACAGATATTCATGCTTGCCGGAGAATGTAATGGTGGTATTGTCTCTGGGAGTATTGGTATGACCACCAACGATAGTCTAGATTGTACTCAGTTTGCGTTGAAAGCAACAAACAACTTAAATTCCTTCCTTTTGCCGGAAACTGCCATCAATGTCCAAAACACCATAACTTGCAAAGAACAAAGTATCACCTTCAAATTTAATTCGGTTGCCAATAACTACCGAGTCTTTCTCCAAGGTCTTGAGAAGTTTCCAACTAACTCTGATGCTATTAGACATATATTTGCCTACAGTATTCAATGTGGAGACGGTACAAAAATTACAAAGCTGAGTGGCCAGGATTTCGTAGTTATTGACGGCTATGAAGACAGTTCTGGATCGGTAGAATATTCAACAGTTTACACTACTACTACCTGGACAGAGACATATTTAACAACGGTTACCATCCCTTGTACTGATGAACTGGCTACTGCCACCGTGATTGTCAAGGTTCCGACATCTTGCTCTTCAGATTTAGAGCTGTCTACTCACTGTCCAGGTTGTGAGTCTGAATCATCAAGTTCTGTAAGTTGTGATGAACCTGAAATTTCATCAGATACTTCCAGTCTGTTATCTACTATTTATTGCGATGAATCCTCTTCTAGCTCAGATACATCCTCTCTTATTGAAAGCAGCTCCGATATATACTCTTCCAGTTTGGCTGATACCTCTGTTTACACAAGTTCTGAATCCTCAACTACTGAAGAATGCCCCGAGACCtcctctctttcttctactgaatcttcttcgtctgaagtatcttcaacaactgaGGAATGTACTGAAACACTGTCTTCGAGTATTGCTGATTCATCAATCTATACGAGctcagaatcttcaattctttcttcgcATGATGAACTGTCCTCTACAATTGAGACTACtgattctatttcttcagTTGAATCATCTTCCTCTATTCAGGAAACTTCGGAattgacatcttcaaaggaatcttcttcatctgttgAATCGACATCTTCAGTCGAATTGTCCTCCTCCGTTCAGGCCACATCTTCGAAGGaattatcttcttcagttgaAACGACATCTTCAGTATTTACTTCTACCGAGTCATTGTCTTCTGATGATACGTCATCTTCTATcgaaacaacttcaactgTGAGTTCATCCTCCTCAGAAATTACTAGCCCCTGTCTTCAATGCACCAGTTCTATTTCCAGTTCTAGTTCCGTTGATGTTCCTAGTCCGTGGACAAGTAGTCTGGAAactgagtcttcttcctcatcaACCACTACCAGTTACACCACAATCCCTTCCTCTAGCATTGAAGGTGCGCTGTCCTCTCCTTTTGTTTCTAGTGGATTGACGAGCTCTGAATCTACGCTGGTTCTGTCCAACACTCCTCCCGAATACACTATCACAATTACCAACCGTGGAACTACAATTATAACCATTGCAACTTGTCCTGGGGGGTGTACAAGGACAACGACGGTATTCCCCAGTGAGACCACTACTACTCTGATTGCAACTAGTACAGAAACATATTGCCCGGATAGTCTGACAGAAATTGACAAGAGTTCAAGTGTTTTGAATACATCTATAACTTCTACGACAGCTGAAACTACCGAAGAAACCAGCAAAGAGTCTACTTCAGAGACATCCACCAACGACAGTACCATCACCAGCAAGACTACAACCACATTGATCAACACCAGTACAGAAACATACTGTCCAGAAAGTCTGACGGAAACTGACAAGAGTTCAAATGTTCTCGACACATCTATAACTTccactacttctactaGTAGCAGTACGAAGGAAACCACAGACTCTACCAAAGATAGTACAAAGGCAACTACGACAACTTCCACTATCAGTCTATCTACGTCTGAAAGCACCTCCTCCAGCAATACTGGCACTTTGAGCACTTTTTCAATCAGTACTTCTACTGGAAATATCTCATCCTCTATTAGCTATACGGAGATTGTTAGTAGTCCTACGGAAATAACTTCTGTCACTACTGATTGTACTACTAATTACATTTCCACGACTATTACTTGCTCCTCGTGTGAATCTAATATTGAGTCAACCTCAGATAAGGTTTCCAAGCCTCCAGGGGGAACAAATTACGATACGActaattttgcacccactGCGCCCGCGCCAAGATCCAGTGAAACTGGCCAATTTCCCCTGCTGTCTGATAAGGCCAGCCAAGAAGAGCCAATTCCACTGTCGTCCGGAACGGCTGTCTGTGAAGGTGATTGCGATTTGACTAGCCGTGTGGAATATGACAAATTGACCCCGACTCAATCCACGACTCAGACCACGACTCACACAACCACCCAGACAACCACTCAGTCTACCACTCAATCCACTCAATCTACGTCCGGGACCATTCCTGTGTCTGCGTCTGCGCAAAGTCTGTCTGCGCAGTCTTCAAAAGTTGCTGACTCTTCGACTTTCCACTTTAGTCTGTTCTCCACCCTGTCTGTGCTACCTTCAGGATTACCCATTCCCGTCGCGTTCGACTCGGCTGCTGCTCGTCCCGTGATCAGCCTTGTTGCTCTCATGATGTcgcttctcttcttgtaa